The genomic interval CAACGCTGTCAGGCCGTGGTCCGCCGCGACCCGGGTTCCGGCCTCGTGTCGGCGTCCCGTGGGCGCCGCTCAGGAGGATTCGAACACCGCGCCTTTGCCCGGGCAACCAGTTCTTCGGCGGTCAATTCGCCGTTGACATACGCCTCCGCGTCGCGGTCTGACTCGGCTGACGTGCGGAGGCCGTCCATCGCTACGGAGGCAGTGGCGGATTTGACCGCTGCGGGCCGGGAACGTCCGGCACGGGCATTGCTCACTGGTGACTCCCTTCGCCATAAGCTCCGCCGGGGGCCCGTACGGAATCAAGCGTCCGTACGGGCCCCAGCGCGCCCCGCGTATCAGTGGTTGCGGGGAAAGCCCAGGTCCACGCCTGCCGGGGCGTCTGCCGGGTCCGGCCAGCGGGTCGTGGTGACCTTGCCGCGGGTGTAGAAGTGGATGCCGTCGGTCCCGTAGATGTGGTGGTCGCCGAAGAGCGAGTCCTTCCAGCCACCGAAGGAGTGGTAGCCGACCGGCACCGGGATCGGGACGTTCACGCCGACCATGCCGGCCTCGACCTCCAGCTGGAAGCGGCGGGCCGCGCCGCCGTCGCGGGTGAAGATCGCGGTGCCGTTGCCGAAGGGCGAGTTGTTGATTACGGCGAGGCCGTCCTCGTACGTGGCCGTGCGCAGGACGCAGAGGACCGGGCCGAAGATTTCGTCGCGGTAGGCGTCGGAGTCCGTGGAGACCTCGTCCAGGAGGGAGAGGCCGATCCAGTGGCCGTCCTCGAAGCCTTCGACCGTGTGGCCCGTGCCGTCCAGGACGACCTTCGCGCCCTGGGCCGCCGCGCCCTTGACGTACGAGGCGACCTTGTCGCGGTGGGCCGCGGTGATCAGCGGGCCCATTTCGGACGCCGGGTCGTTGCCGGGGCCGATCTTGATCTTCTCGGCGCGCTCGCGGATCTTGTCGACCAGCTGGTCGGCGATCGCGCCCACCGCCACCACCGCCGAGATCGCCATGCAGCGCTCGCCCGCCGAACCGTAGGCGGCGGAGACCGCCGCGTCGGCCGCCGCGTCCAGGTCCGCGTCCGGCAGGACCAGCATGTGGTTCTTGGCGCCGCCCAGCGCCTGGACGCGCTTGCCGTTGGCGGAGGCGGTGGTGTGGATGTAGCGGGCGATCGGGGTCGAGCCGACGAAGGAGACCGCCGCGACGTCGGGGTGATGGAGCAGGCCGTCGACCGCGACCTTGTCGCCGTGCAGGACGTTCAGTACGCCGTCCGGCAGGCCCGCCTCGGAGGCCAGCTCCGCGAGGCGCACCGAGGCCGACGGGTCCTTCTCGCTCGGCTTGAGTACGAAGGTGTTGCCGCACGCGATGGCCAGCGGGAACATCCACATCGGCACCATGGCCGGGAAGTTGAACGGGGTGATGCCCGCGACCACGCCCAGCGGCTGGCGGATCGAGGACACGTCCACCCGGTTGGAGACCTGCGTGGACAGCTCGCCCTTCAGCTGCGTCGTGATGCCGCACGCCAGCTCGACGATCTCCAGGCCGCGGGCGACCTCGCCGAGCGCGTCCGAGTGCACCTTGCCGTGCTCGGCGGTGATCAGCGCGGCGATCTCGTCGCGGTGCGCGTCGAGCAGCGCCCGGTAGCGGAAGAGGACCGCGGTGCGGGCCGCGAGCGAGGACGTGCCCCACGTCGCGTACGCGGCCTTCGCCGACGCGACGGCGGCGTCCACCTCCTCGACGGAGGCGAGCGCGACCTTGGTGGTCACGGCGCCGGTGGCCGGGTCGGTGACCGGGCCCCAGTTGCCCGACGCGCCCTCGACGGCCTTGCCGCCGATGAAGTGGTTGACGGTCTTCATCCCAGAACTCCTTGTATTGCAGCGGGTCGGTCAGAGATGGCGGCGTCGCGCAGCGGCTTGACGGTCGTACTCCTCCCGGGCCTTGACCGTCGACGGGCGGGTCGCGGTCTCGGCCACGGGAACATCCCACCACGCCTGGGCGCCGGGCGCGCCCGACACTGTGTCGGGCGTTTCCGTCTCGACGTAGACACATGTGGGGAGGTCCGACCATCGCGCCTCCGCAAGAGCTTCTCGCAGGTCACGCACCGTCTTGGCGCGAATGACGTGCATCCCGAGGGACGCTGCGTTGGCCGCCAGGTCCACGGGCAGCGGGGCGCCGGTGTACGAGCCGTCGGCCGCCCTGAAGCGGTACGCCGTACCGAAGCGCTCGGCGCCGACGGACTCCGAGAGGCCGCCGATGGAGGCGTACCCGTGGTTCTGGAGGACGACGACCTTGATGGGGAGGCGCTCCTGGACGGCGGTAACGATTTCGGTGGGATTCATCAGGTACGTACCGTCGCCGACCAGGGCCCAGACCGGGCGGTGCGGTGCCGCGAGCTGCACGCCGATGGCCGCCGGGATCTCGTACCCCATGCAGGAGTAGCCGTATTCGACGTGGTACTGGTCGCGGGAGCGGGCCCGCCACAGCTTGTGCAGGTCGCCGGGGAGCGAGCCCGCGGCGTTGATGAGGATGTCGTCGTGCGTGACGAGGCTGTCCAGTACGCCCAGGACCTGGACCTGGGTGGGCCGCGCGTCCTCGTCCGGCGCGGCGTACGCGGCGGTGACCCGCTCCTCCCAGCGCGCCTTGGCCTCGCCGTACTCGGCGGCGTAGGCGTCGGGGACGCGGTGGCCGCGCAGGGCGCCGGTGAGGGCCTGGAGTCCGGCGCGGGCGTCGGCGACCAGGGGGAGGGCGGCGAGCTTGTGGGCGTCGAAGCCGGTGATGTTGAGGTTGACGAAGCGGACGGCCGGGTTCTCGAAGAGGGTCGCGGATGCGGTGGTGAAGTCGGAGTAGCGGGTTCCGACGCCGATCACCAGGTCTGCGCTGCGGGCCAGCTCGTCCGCCGTCGCCGTGCCCGTGTGGCCGATGCCGCCGACGTCCGCCGGGTGGTCGTACGGAAGTGACCCCTTGCCCGCCTGGGTGGACGCGACGGGCGTGCCGGTCGCCTCGGCGAAGGCGGCGAGGGCCTGCTCGGCGCCGCTGTGGTGGACGCCGCCGCCCGCGATCAGCAGGGGGCGCCGCGCGGTCCGGAACGCCTCTGCGGCCGCGCCGAGTTCATGCCGGTCCGGCTCGGGCGCCCGTACATGCCAGACGCGTTCGGCGAAGAACTCCTCCGGCCAGTCGTACGCCTCGGCCTGCACATCCTGCGGCAGCGCGAGCGTTACGGCGCCGGTCGCGGCGGGGTCGGCGAGGACGCGCATCGCCTGCAGAGCCGCGGGGATCAGGGCCTCCGGGCGGGCGACCCGGTCGAAGTACCTGGACACCGGGCGCAGGCAGTCGTTGACGGAGACGTCGCCCGCGTACGGGACTTCGAGCTGCTGGAGCACCGGGTCGGCGGGGCGGGTCGCGAAGGTGTCGCCGGGGAGGAGCAGGACCGGGAGGTGGTTGATCGTGGCGAGGGCGGCGCCGGTGACGAGGTTGGTGGCGCCGGGGCCGATGGAGGTGGTGACGGCGTGGGCGGAGAGGCGGTCGCTCTGGCGGGCGTAGCCGACG from Streptomyces spiramyceticus carries:
- the iolD gene encoding 3D-(3,5/4)-trihydroxycyclohexane-1,2-dione acylhydrolase (decyclizing), coding for MSTRRLTTAQALVAFLARQYTERAGARHRLIAATWGIFGHGNVAGIGQALLEPGSGDMPYHQGRNEQAMVHAAVGYARQSDRLSAHAVTTSIGPGATNLVTGAALATINHLPVLLLPGDTFATRPADPVLQQLEVPYAGDVSVNDCLRPVSRYFDRVARPEALIPAALQAMRVLADPAATGAVTLALPQDVQAEAYDWPEEFFAERVWHVRAPEPDRHELGAAAEAFRTARRPLLIAGGGVHHSGAEQALAAFAEATGTPVASTQAGKGSLPYDHPADVGGIGHTGTATADELARSADLVIGVGTRYSDFTTASATLFENPAVRFVNLNITGFDAHKLAALPLVADARAGLQALTGALRGHRVPDAYAAEYGEAKARWEERVTAAYAAPDEDARPTQVQVLGVLDSLVTHDDILINAAGSLPGDLHKLWRARSRDQYHVEYGYSCMGYEIPAAIGVQLAAPHRPVWALVGDGTYLMNPTEIVTAVQERLPIKVVVLQNHGYASIGGLSESVGAERFGTAYRFRAADGSYTGAPLPVDLAANAASLGMHVIRAKTVRDLREALAEARWSDLPTCVYVETETPDTVSGAPGAQAWWDVPVAETATRPSTVKAREEYDRQAAARRRHL
- a CDS encoding CoA-acylating methylmalonate-semialdehyde dehydrogenase translates to MKTVNHFIGGKAVEGASGNWGPVTDPATGAVTTKVALASVEEVDAAVASAKAAYATWGTSSLAARTAVLFRYRALLDAHRDEIAALITAEHGKVHSDALGEVARGLEIVELACGITTQLKGELSTQVSNRVDVSSIRQPLGVVAGITPFNFPAMVPMWMFPLAIACGNTFVLKPSEKDPSASVRLAELASEAGLPDGVLNVLHGDKVAVDGLLHHPDVAAVSFVGSTPIARYIHTTASANGKRVQALGGAKNHMLVLPDADLDAAADAAVSAAYGSAGERCMAISAVVAVGAIADQLVDKIRERAEKIKIGPGNDPASEMGPLITAAHRDKVASYVKGAAAQGAKVVLDGTGHTVEGFEDGHWIGLSLLDEVSTDSDAYRDEIFGPVLCVLRTATYEDGLAVINNSPFGNGTAIFTRDGGAARRFQLEVEAGMVGVNVPIPVPVGYHSFGGWKDSLFGDHHIYGTDGIHFYTRGKVTTTRWPDPADAPAGVDLGFPRNH
- a CDS encoding antitoxin VbhA family protein, which codes for MSNARAGRSRPAAVKSATASVAMDGLRTSAESDRDAEAYVNGELTAEELVARAKARCSNPPERRPRDADTRPEPGSRRTTA